One segment of Coffea arabica cultivar ET-39 chromosome 7c, Coffea Arabica ET-39 HiFi, whole genome shotgun sequence DNA contains the following:
- the LOC113698730 gene encoding protein DETOXIFICATION 49-like, translated as MAVETSAPLLVDYINGLPKSNESFPDHEHHGSRPTLPEVAEEIKKLYTIAFPMIITGLLVYGKSMISVLFMGRMGKDALAGGSLSSGIANITGYSIISGLAMGMEGISSQACGAKQWSVMGQTLQRTIVILLFASIPISLLWLNIQPILVFCGQDSNISSVAANHLAFCIPDLVFQSIIYPLKIFLRTQNVTLPLILSAVFSLALHAPVNYLLIHKLGLGIRGVAAASSITDFATLATLVLYIIFSGVYKRSWPGWSLQCFNQWKPILSLALPSCVSVCLEWWWYELMILLSGLLSNAAEVVATMGILLQATSLVYIFPSSLGLAVSTRVGNELGANHPSKARISCLVALACAVFTSIAAMSFVTICRNAWGRAFTQDKAILSLTALSMPVVGLCELGNCPQTAGCGVLKGCARPVLGATINLGSFYGVGLPLAIITGFGLGKGLLGLWLGLLVAQAVCSVLMVFVLRGTDWMDQANRASELIGITGDPDRESRGEYVIWNDHDRQLSQAKESTV; from the exons ATGGCTGTAGAAACTTCAGCTCCTCTACTGGTGGACTATATTAATGGCCTCCCAAAGTCGAACGAAAGCTTTCCAGATCACGAACATCACGGTTCCCGGCCAACCCTTCCAGAG GTTGCTGAGGAGATTAAAAAGCTATACACCATAGCCTTTCCCATGATCATCACCGGCCTGCTTGTTTATGGTAAATCCATGATATCAGTGCTATTCATGGGAAGAATGGGGAAAGATGCACTGGCTGGGGGGTCTCTTTCAAGTGGCATAGCCAACATCACTGGCTACTCCATCATCTCAGGTTTAGCCATGGGCATGGAAGGCATCTCTTCTCAAGCCTGTGGGGCTAAGCAGTGGTCAGTCATGGGTCAAACCCTGCAACGCACAATCGTCATTCTTTTGTTCGCTTCAATTCCCATTTCCCTCTTGTGGCTCAACATCCAGCCAATACTAGTCTTTTGTGGCCAAGACTCAAATATATCTTCAGTTGCAGCTAACCATCTTGCATTCTGCATACCAGACCTTGTATTCCAATCCATCATATACCCTCTCAAAATCTTTCTGAGGACACAGAATGTAACGCTGCCCCTTATCCTTAGTGCTGTCTTTTCTCTGGCCTTGCATGCACCAGTAAATTATCTCCTCATTCATAAGCTCGGCCTAGGCATTCGAGGCGTTGCTGCGGCATCATCCATAACAGACTTCGCTACCCTTGCAACACTCGTTCTTTACATAATCTTTTCTGGGGTGTATAAAAGATCATGGCCAGGGTGGTCCCTCCAATGCTTCAATCAGTGGAAGCCGATTCTAAGCCTTGCACTCCCCAGCTGTGTATCTGTATGCTTAGAGTGGTGGTGGTACGAGTTGATGATTCTATTATCTGGTTTGCTCTCAAATGCGGCCGAAGTCGTGGCAACCATGGGGATTCTCTTGCAGGCAACTTCTCTTGTTTAcatttttccttcatctttGGGCTTAGCGGTGTCTACTCGAGTGGGAAATGAGTTAGGAGCCAACCATCCTAGCAAAGCAAGAATTTCGTGCCTGGTAGCATTAGCATGTGCAGTGTTTACAAGCATAGCTGCAATGTCATTCGTCACAATATGCAGAAATGCTTGGGGACGAGCTTTTACACAGGACAAAGCCATTCTGTCTTTGACCGCCCTGTCCATGCCGGTGGTGGGCCTCTGTGAGCTCGGAAACTGCCCCCAGACCGCCGGTTGTGGAGTATTGAAGGGCTGCGCTAGGCCGGTGTTGGGTGCCACGATTAATCTGGGCTCCTTCTACGGTGTTGGGCTACCTCTCGCAATCATCACTGGATTTGGATTGGGAAAGGGCTTATTAGGCCTATGGTTGGGTCTACTGGTGGCCCAGGCCGTGTGTTCGGTCCTGATGGTTTTTGTTCTGAGGGGAACAGATTGGATGGATCAAGCAAATAGGGCGAGCGAGTTGATTGGAATTACAGGTGATCCTGATCGTGAATCTCGGGGTGAATACGTAATATGGAATGATCATGACCGTCAACTAAGTCAGGCAAAAGAGTCTACGGTGTGA